Proteins encoded in a region of the Nocardia asteroides genome:
- a CDS encoding cytochrome P450 — protein MADNREHRLVGVPAVAALADLGFASVASGVIARRRPVLGLLERTGADSRAIERVRQLRREFGAGPVELVVPGRRIVVVLDPQDVGRVLADAPAPFHPANREKRASLRQFQPHGVLLSDGPIRDQRRAVNEAALDSAEPLHRLAGPFAEAIAEEAREMIVSALHRGHLDARQFTTQWWRLVRRIVLGLRGRDDTVLTDELSRLRSAGNWSFLAPAHRRQRDQFTNRLYRHVESAPPDSLAGALAAVPAGGATDPVGQIPHWLFAFDAAGIALSRALAVLTTHPEHHASALADAVDPERADLRGYLRACVLESVRLWPTTPMLLRDITADTQWRDGDERFTIAAGAALMIAVPAFHRDPDLLPFADQFVPEIWLDGRAEQYPQLVPFSAGPADCPGRNLVLFVTSTLLAHLLTSADFRLRSTPRPNPDAPLPVALNNFGLDFTVEPCMTQAG, from the coding sequence ATGGCAGACAACCGCGAACACCGACTGGTGGGAGTGCCCGCGGTAGCGGCACTGGCGGATCTCGGATTCGCCTCGGTCGCCTCGGGCGTCATCGCGCGGCGTCGGCCGGTGCTCGGCTTGCTCGAACGCACCGGCGCCGATTCCCGGGCGATCGAGCGCGTGCGGCAGTTGCGGCGCGAGTTCGGGGCGGGACCGGTCGAGCTCGTGGTGCCAGGCCGCCGGATCGTCGTCGTTCTCGACCCGCAGGACGTCGGGCGGGTGCTGGCCGACGCGCCGGCCCCTTTTCATCCCGCCAATCGTGAGAAGCGGGCCTCGCTGCGCCAGTTCCAGCCGCACGGCGTCCTGCTGTCCGACGGGCCGATCCGCGACCAGCGCCGCGCCGTGAACGAGGCCGCGCTGGACTCCGCCGAGCCGCTGCACCGTCTGGCCGGGCCGTTCGCGGAGGCCATCGCGGAGGAGGCGCGCGAGATGATCGTGTCGGCCCTGCACCGCGGCCACCTGGACGCGCGGCAGTTCACCACGCAGTGGTGGCGGCTGGTCCGGCGGATCGTGCTCGGGCTGCGGGGACGCGACGACACCGTCCTCACCGACGAGTTGTCCCGGCTCCGCTCGGCGGGCAACTGGTCGTTCCTGGCGCCTGCGCATCGCAGGCAGCGCGATCAGTTCACCAACCGGTTATATCGCCACGTGGAGTCCGCTCCGCCGGACAGCCTCGCCGGTGCGCTGGCCGCGGTGCCCGCGGGCGGCGCCACCGATCCGGTCGGGCAGATACCGCACTGGTTGTTCGCCTTCGACGCGGCGGGCATCGCGCTCAGCCGCGCGCTCGCCGTGCTGACCACCCATCCCGAGCATCACGCCAGCGCGCTCGCCGACGCCGTCGACCCGGAGCGTGCCGACCTGCGCGGCTACCTACGCGCCTGCGTGCTCGAATCGGTGCGGCTGTGGCCGACCACGCCCATGCTGCTGCGGGACATCACCGCCGACACCCAGTGGCGCGACGGCGACGAGCGCTTCACCATCGCGGCGGGCGCCGCCCTGATGATCGCGGTCCCGGCGTTCCACCGGGATCCCGATCTGCTGCCGTTCGCCGACCAATTCGTCCCGGAGATCTGGCTGGACGGCCGCGCGGAGCAGTACCCACAACTCGTGCCGTTCAGCGCGGGTCCGGCCGACTGCCCCGGCCGCAATCTGGTGCTGTTCGTCACCAGCACGCTACTCGCGCACTTGCTGACCTCCGCCGACTTCCGGCTGCGGTCCACGCCGCGGCCCAACCCGGACGCACCGCTGCCGGTGGCGTTGAACAACTTCGGGCTCGACTTCACTGTCGAGCCGTGTATGACACAGGCCGGCTAG
- a CDS encoding STAS domain-containing protein, translating into MSSDSAPRALEVEVRSSEDTAIVTVHGEIDMASAPRLQSALDEALRDTPAAVVVDMSNVGFLGSAGLSVLLAASEATGSRGLRVVPSDAARRPIEVTALDRLLTVFDSVEDALAVDETQSPS; encoded by the coding sequence GTGAGTTCCGATAGCGCGCCCCGAGCGCTGGAGGTCGAGGTGCGGTCGTCGGAGGACACGGCGATCGTGACCGTGCACGGCGAGATAGACATGGCGTCCGCGCCACGCTTGCAATCGGCGCTCGACGAGGCGCTGCGCGACACACCGGCCGCGGTTGTGGTGGACATGTCGAACGTCGGGTTCCTCGGCTCCGCGGGGCTGAGCGTCCTGCTGGCGGCTTCGGAGGCCACCGGCTCGCGCGGCTTGCGCGTGGTCCCCAGTGACGCGGCGCGCAGGCCGATCGAGGTGACCGCGCTGGACCGCTTGCTCACCGTGTTCGACTCGGTCGAGGACGCGCTCGCGGTGGACGAGACCCAGTCACCGAGCTGA
- a CDS encoding DUF4235 domain-containing protein: MKTLYKPLGMVISVLGGLAANAVFTRVWSRISGEQQAPTSTARDYSWREVLFAAALQGAIFGLVKAAIDRAGATGYESLTGTWPE, translated from the coding sequence ATGAAGACGCTCTACAAGCCACTCGGCATGGTGATCAGCGTGCTCGGTGGCCTCGCGGCGAACGCGGTGTTCACCAGGGTATGGAGTCGGATCAGCGGCGAACAGCAAGCACCGACATCCACCGCGCGGGATTACTCGTGGCGCGAAGTGCTCTTCGCCGCTGCCCTGCAAGGCGCCATCTTCGGGCTGGTCAAGGCTGCGATCGATCGCGCCGGCGCGACGGGCTACGAATCACTCACCGGCACTTGGCCCGAATAG
- a CDS encoding DUF3618 domain-containing protein has product MSDSRSQAGRPADDVAALRRDRDQAREDLGRTVEELGHKLDVPARGKEKAHDAVEATQHAASEAALAVTEKAQKARTAAAGLAHRAVEATPEPVAVRGKQAGAALRAHPIPAALGAAVIAALVWQIARRRR; this is encoded by the coding sequence ATGAGCGACAGCCGATCGCAGGCTGGCAGGCCCGCCGACGACGTCGCGGCGCTGCGGCGCGACCGCGATCAGGCCAGAGAAGACCTCGGCAGGACGGTCGAGGAACTCGGCCACAAACTCGACGTGCCCGCCCGCGGCAAGGAAAAGGCGCACGACGCCGTCGAGGCGACCCAGCACGCGGCGTCGGAGGCGGCGCTCGCCGTCACGGAGAAGGCTCAGAAGGCCCGGACGGCCGCCGCGGGCCTCGCCCACCGTGCGGTGGAGGCGACACCGGAGCCGGTGGCCGTACGCGGCAAGCAGGCCGGTGCAGCGTTGCGCGCGCATCCGATCCCGGCCGCCCTCGGCGCCGCGGTGATCGCGGCACTGGTGTGGCAGATCGCACGGAGGCGGCGATGA
- a CDS encoding phage holin family protein has translation MTGTTPTRPPANSRSVAELVEDATAQLSRLIRDELQLARVEMRQKGKQFGRGAGLAGVAALLAFYGGAALVAAAVLGLTELLPGWASALIVAGALLVVAAILGLSGKKSVETATPPIPQEAVEGVREDIEVIKDRRRG, from the coding sequence ATGACCGGAACGACACCGACCCGCCCGCCAGCGAATTCACGGTCGGTCGCCGAGTTGGTGGAGGACGCCACCGCACAGCTGTCCCGGCTCATCCGCGACGAACTCCAGCTCGCCCGCGTGGAGATGCGGCAGAAGGGCAAACAGTTCGGGCGTGGAGCGGGCCTGGCGGGGGTCGCCGCGCTGCTGGCGTTCTACGGCGGGGCGGCGTTGGTCGCCGCGGCGGTGCTCGGGCTCACCGAACTGCTGCCGGGGTGGGCTTCGGCGTTGATCGTCGCGGGCGCGCTGCTCGTGGTCGCGGCGATCCTCGGATTGTCCGGAAAGAAGAGCGTGGAGACCGCCACCCCGCCGATACCCCAGGAAGCGGTCGAGGGCGTGCGCGAGGACATCGAAGTGATCAAGGACAGGAGGCGAGGATGA
- a CDS encoding tellurium resistance TerZ family protein, with the protein MFTVLRDERGIPLELVTVAIGWDPAAHRRFFGRREEIDLNVAALLFAAGRLVDVVYHEQLNSTDGSVRLHGDSITGEGSGDDEIISVDLSRLAAEVTTVLFLVTCYTGQSFERIANAYCRVIDTAAGTQLARYDLTGGGAHTGLVLGRVRRTDGGWQFEGIGRGVRARHPVEAIGQIGDYIDPS; encoded by the coding sequence ATGTTCACCGTGCTCCGCGACGAGCGCGGAATCCCGCTCGAGCTCGTCACCGTGGCGATCGGCTGGGACCCCGCCGCGCACCGGCGCTTCTTCGGCCGGCGCGAGGAGATCGATCTCAACGTCGCGGCTCTGCTCTTCGCCGCGGGCCGGCTGGTCGACGTCGTGTACCACGAACAGCTCAACTCCACGGACGGGTCGGTCCGGCTGCACGGCGACAGCATCACCGGTGAGGGGTCGGGCGACGACGAGATCATCAGCGTCGACTTGTCCCGGCTCGCCGCGGAAGTCACGACAGTGCTGTTCCTCGTCACCTGCTACACCGGCCAGAGTTTCGAGCGGATCGCGAACGCCTACTGCCGGGTGATCGACACCGCCGCGGGCACCCAGCTGGCCCGCTACGACCTCACCGGCGGCGGCGCGCACACCGGCCTGGTGCTCGGTCGAGTGCGTCGCACCGACGGCGGCTGGCAGTTCGAGGGGATCGGCAGAGGAGTGCGGGCTCGGCATCCGGTCGAAGCGATCGGGCAGATCGGCGACTACATCGATCCGTCCTGA
- a CDS encoding anti-sigma factor encodes MTDTEPCRAELTDLAYPYAMDAVAEIERRHIENRLAGADFGTAAAFAVAVRGIRETLAALSGAEAVNPPPTLESKILRAIDDSAPAARRGRRDLREVFRRRRVLRLAVAAAVVIGVGTGSVVVAERIARSHAASITADQILGRPDARSREIPLPSGGRLTISTSDQLGAVAITFDAVPEPPPGRAYQLWLVSAASAARSVGVLTTVPPLGVATGFDPAEALAVTIEPATGSAEPTSPRLGTVALS; translated from the coding sequence ATGACCGACACCGAGCCGTGCCGCGCGGAGCTGACCGACCTGGCGTACCCCTACGCGATGGACGCGGTGGCCGAGATAGAGCGCAGGCACATCGAAAACCGCCTCGCCGGAGCCGATTTCGGCACCGCGGCGGCATTCGCGGTCGCGGTGCGCGGGATCCGGGAGACGCTGGCGGCGCTGAGCGGCGCCGAGGCGGTGAACCCGCCCCCCACCCTCGAGTCGAAGATCCTCCGGGCGATCGACGACTCGGCTCCGGCCGCGCGGCGCGGTCGCCGTGACCTCCGCGAGGTCTTCCGTCGCCGCCGCGTGCTCCGCCTGGCGGTGGCCGCCGCGGTGGTCATCGGAGTGGGGACGGGCAGCGTGGTGGTGGCCGAGCGGATCGCCCGATCCCATGCCGCGTCGATCACGGCCGACCAGATCCTCGGGCGACCGGACGCGCGGTCCCGGGAGATCCCCCTGCCGAGCGGCGGCAGGCTGACCATCAGCACTTCCGATCAGCTCGGAGCCGTCGCGATCACCTTCGACGCGGTACCCGAGCCGCCCCCCGGACGGGCCTACCAACTCTGGCTGGTGTCCGCCGCCAGTGCCGCGCGCTCGGTGGGAGTGCTGACCACGGTGCCGCCGCTGGGTGTGGCGACCGGATTCGATCCGGCGGAGGCTCTCGCCGTCACGATCGAACCGGCGACGGGATCGGCCGAGCCGACCTCCCCGCGATTAGGCACCGTCGCGCTCAGCTGA